Within the Rosa rugosa chromosome 2, drRosRugo1.1, whole genome shotgun sequence genome, the region tggagtctcaaagttcAGAAATGActaaggaaatgatggagaaaaatggaaatgtactaaaaggtcaattttacacattttcctactcaggctaggagaaaccaagccaagtaAGGAAGAAGGAGTGGCCACctaaccaaatgaactccaaatgagctgaaactctccagatccattctagacatcccaatgatcatttcttatgaacaTTTCCAGAgatagttttgagtggaaagccttctaacaatcaatccaattttctacagaagcaaaactggaaaacttgacctgtaaggagtccagcagcgtttccggcccaaccacatggaatttAACTCTAAAAtttgaccaggatgatctacactcatagaggaacatttgatatgaagaaattgaaggcCCATTATGAAGTCTTGGTAgataaataattgaaggaataaaggggcataaactgacctaaaaccagctcaacattcatcatgttcatgttccctacccacatgaagaaagctagatgcttttctctttttctttggatatatttttctactccaatctctttaatagatcatcatcacttccatatttctgcaccttcatgctttgctttcatttcatcattactcaatcttttccatattttacaaaccacttccatactccactttcattattttgctttcattcatcatttcactcttctttttcttccctatataaacacattctcctctcactctcaaagacattccttcatccatttcatcttctttgtctctccatttcctttccatttcctagttcttagtttcatttctttttcattctaGAAAGAGaagccatgcaatacatcaatttcCTAGCCGCCATATATCCACCCTTGtatcgtccctagaagattgcttgctttcaaagatcttcaagttcttcatctcaaggttttatcattcatctttcaaggtgtattatatcctttctcttgttttctttgtttgattttgtaagactatgaattctagttaacaaataatgttaagggcaaattttaaagcccgtttatatgttttgaaataaagttgtgatttttttatgttgatttatatgttgcttatgtgagattgcttgattgattttggattacataaaacttttgcatgtttatgttctttggtggccaacttaggatatatgcatgtaattagagctagatttaagtagtgaaggctttggacaaaagtcgaaatcaattaaggaggattgcaaatagatgaactttttcatactaggttgtgcactttggttgacatcctttctttattcttcatgcattgaatgtgttcttgattagctagctttctagactatgattgcatgttcaataggtttaatttaggtgctttcacttagattaaacattcaaggaaagtaaaatatgggaaatcgtttgcctattaatgtttcacatggtcaacttatttctcatgacatagaaaatcaactataggaattgtaattggatttcatgcatatgattgtgattttgatctttgtttcttacgtttcatccttgtatatatgtttttatgttttctttattttatttattttaacttttgattttataattctaAAATCCCCCCTCTTTacgttaacttgtatatatgtttcttttctttatttcatttttgtaaataatattttatttttatttattctttatttatttttgcaattacatgtgtaccctcaatccctggtttgaacgatccctacttattctatactaacaactacattttacagggttaaattaCACGCTTACTTTTAGCATGTCAACATCGCCTTACCAACCCTAACCACAATCCCACCAGACCAGACCCAGCACCATTCAAATCCAGTTTCAGCCGTGCCCGTCTTGGACAGAGATGACTAACTCTCGGTGACAATCTGATCCAGCCAATCGGCGCAACCTCTTCTCTGCCCAGACAAGATCCATCACGAAAAGACAGAATTGGATAACTTGAAGACTTCGCTGGCAAGAGTGCGAGCCACGCCCGATTAGGAGACACGGTATGAATCGTGCGCCAAGACAACGACGCCGAGATCGGTGACGGAAAGGTACTCCATCGATGATGGAGAAAGGTACATAGAGGCCAGGAACAacgctctcccaaccctagcagaacGTTAGGTATTTTCATCTTTCATTTGATAATGACTTAAGTATATCTGaattatgtgtctggcccaaactctagttacTTATCTGaattgtaatagggttagtcttacagatattctcggagatatcttcATCATTGCACAATTCAGTTTCCTTGTAATgagattctatgcttgtaatcctttatataaagagtcttctattatcaatgaaagatacagcttattctctcccaatttcgattccctaaaacaaaaatgACAATATTACCTCTTATTTTTGGATGGAAAACATTGAATTTGATAGAGGGGTGCAAATTACAGTTTTCGCCAAGTTCAGATGGTTAATTTATGCAATTACAAGTTCAAGGTGTAAATTGACaattattaattaccaagattacggtgtatttttttttttgatcggaaaGTTTGTGGTGTATTTTGACaaataatgtctttcttttctttttcattttttatttatttatctatattatcattattattaagagaacccACTTTGTCAGCCAAAATGATTGTGAAATAACGTAAATATCCTTAAACTATAGTTTAATTCAAAATAGTCTTTAATATATAAGGGATATTATGGTAAATAGTAAaatataaatgaaaataaaaattcaaaagaagaaggaaatgaTAACTTCTCATCCCACATTTTACAGATGTAAACTTCCCAATCCCATTATCTACTGATATAACTACTCACATCTTACAGATGTAACTTCATACTTTTTTTTCCTCCGaaatgtaaaaataaaaataaaaacaaaaaatatttaacACATGCATCACATTTGTCAATAAAGACTAGTTTATTTAAAGAGGAGAGGCCTACATGAAAGTTTgatgaaaaatgagaaatagGGAGTATGCATTAAGTAATTCGGGAGGTGTATATAAAATTTCTTCTcatttttctgaaaaaaaaaaaaaaaaaagaagtctcTCTCATTTGATTGCATATTCCAATATACGAGCACTTAGCTGCCTATAGTGCAATGGTAATTATCACAAATGAGTTGACAATGATCGATCTTCCCCCAATGGGCCGGGATCCTCTTTATATTGAAACAAGAGCTACCCAATTTATTTAAGCAAATACATGCTGGTACAAAATACAATACAGGCGTTTTCACGGCCGAACATATAGTAGAATTAGGAAGTGCATACTTAATTCATATAGATATGGAAAAGGCCGAGGCCTGATGTTATGGGTTTGATTATACGTAGAGTTATGCAGTCGGATAGACGGGATGCATAGCAAGGCCGCACATACCCTCTGGGGCATCACTGTTTCTAAGAATCTTCAAATACCCACTTTCACCCCAATCCTCCCCCCATGAGTTCTTCATTAACCAATAGGGGATTCCATCTTCAGTCGTCCCATAGCCAATGGCCGTGATGGCGTGGTCGAGGTCCGTCCCACATTCGCCGGAGAACACCCCACTGCCGTACATCTTAAAATCTTGTCCATAAGCTTCTATGCCAACCGATACTGGTTGCATGGCCACAGCCTTCTGTAGATCGTTTTCACTGCTGGAAGGGACGCTTTCATAGCCAGTGATCTGTGCCGCACGCTCACTTTCCTTGTTAGTATCGCATGTTCCCATGTCTGTTCCCTGGTACGGGTAAGTTTCTTCACGAGCGAGTCCTCCGTTTTCCTTTACGTAGGAATAGGCGTATTCTAAGTTACCACCGCCGCACCCATGGTTCTGATGATCGCAGTCCACAAGTTGCTGCTCGGAGAGCGAGATCAATTGGccggttttgattttggttagCCCTTCCACAGCTGCTGCTACTGTAAATGCCCAGCAAGCACCTACATGTATATACATACAAAAGTTAGTAACAAGGGATAATATATGATCGATCAAGTAGGTTTGACGTATGCATGGCACTATACATATGCACGGTGCATGTGATTCACTTACCGCATGTTTTTTGATTCTTTATGGAGGTGACAGCTTGTTGGTCCCTCCAGTCCACGCTAGTTGGAATATCAGTAGCAGCCAAGCTTTGGTAGCTAAAATTGGATGACGTTGAATTTAAGCCGGGGGGC harbors:
- the LOC133732861 gene encoding zingipain-2-like; the encoded protein is MAFQRINLVFIAIFITLGTLASHATSRSLYEASLAEKHEQWMAKHGRVYPNATEKKRRFDIFRKNVEYVEKFNNEANKTYKLNINKFSDMTDEEFRRYHTGFKMPPGLNSTSSNFSYQSLAATDIPTSVDWRDQQAVTSIKNQKTCGACWAFTVAAAVEGLTKIKTGQLISLSEQQLVDCDHQNHGCGGGNLEYAYSYVKENGGLAREETYPYQGTDMGTCDTNKESERAAQITGYESVPSSSENDLQKAVAMQPVSVGIEAYGQDFKMYGSGVFSGECGTDLDHAITAIGYGTTEDGIPYWLMKNSWGEDWGESGYLKILRNSDAPEGMCGLAMHPVYPTA